The following proteins are encoded in a genomic region of Brachypodium distachyon strain Bd21 chromosome 1, Brachypodium_distachyon_v3.0, whole genome shotgun sequence:
- the LOC104582040 gene encoding transcription factor HEC2 has protein sequence MESSYSSTSAVPMEAGDAIAQFLGLGAEAHGGHGSHGCFAYEQQDESMAAMAAMLFMPGLDTDSNSSSSCLNYDVSPHCWPQPQPGHAHSSSVTSFLDPAAHGFEGFEFPVMEMGDDPFQHAHFEPRCTTIPFLGEEFLGNHSSGATGGDEAANDHAPVNNKRKSSSSAMPASKKAKKAGKKGLTGNENDEGGDAYIVDPQSSSSCTSEDGDVDGNAKSCSKKTGTRASRGAATDPQSLYARKRRERINERLKILQNLVPNGTKVDISTMLEEAVEYVKFMQLQIKLLSSDDTWMYAPLAYNGMNVGSFDLNIAALRK, from the exons ATGGAGAGCTCCTACAGTTCAACTTCAGCCGTGCCGATGGAGGCCGGCGACGCGATCGCGCAGTTCCTCGGGCTCGGGGCTGAGGCGCACGGCGGCCATGGCTCTCACGGCTGCTTCGCCTACGAGCAGCAGGACGAGTCcatggcggccatggcggccatgTTATTCATGCCTGGCCTCGACACCGACTCCaactcctcctccagctgccTCAACTACGACGTGTCTCCGCATTGCTGGCCTCAGCCCCAGCCGGGCCATGCTCATAGCTCCAGCGTCACCAGCTTCCTCGACCCGGCCGCTCACGGCTTTGAGGGCTTCGAGTTCCCGGTCATGGAGATGGGCGACGACCCGTTCCAGCATGCGCACTTCGAGCCGCGTTGCACCACCATTCCCTTCCTCGGGGAGGAATTTCTGGGCAACCATTCATCAGGCGCCACCGGAGGGGATGAGGCGGCGAATGATCACGCGCCGGTGAATAACAAGAGGAAGTCCTCCAGTTCCGCCATGCCG GCTTCaaagaaggccaagaaggcagGGAAGAAGGGTCTCACCGGCAACGAGAACGACGAGGGCGGCGACGCCTATATCGTCGACCCGCAGAGCTCCAGCAGCTGCACCTCGGAGGATGGGGATGTGGATGGCAATGCCAAGTCGTGCTCCAAGAAGACAGGCACCAGAGCCAGCCGTGGGGCGGCCACTGACCCACAGAGCCTCTATGCAAGG aagaggagagagaggatcAACGAAAGATTGAAAATCCTTCAGAACTTGGTTCCCAATGGAACAAAG GTTGACATCAGTACAATGCTGGAGGAAGCAGTGGAGTATGTCAAATTTATGCAGCTTCAGATTAAG CTGTTGAGCTCCGACGACACGTGGATGTACGCGCCTCTAGCTTACAATGGGATGAACGTCGGCAGTTTTGATCTGAACATCGCTGCTCTGCGAAAGTAA
- the LOC100838344 gene encoding uncharacterized protein LOC100838344 — protein sequence MPPSHPSPPHAHAHRPALRPGSLQRLLRPPDPSDTDDAPTPRSSRSGGALLQVTNITPALSGADPFSGHQGFFLRLSDSARSCYVSLHADHDDLILANGLHIGQLIEVDRLVPSVPAPVLRHFRVLPGRYPCIQTHDSTDEDADAAAASSGRAEVKDKEVVSERERRPSPTPPLPERRARQPGSPAALSYAHRSRSSTNLSEACAKRSEGDRRGADFLKKVRKINVASIDGNSSDVDDDDDESDVSSSLSSARRNWDFTGGVKDMRPVAPRSCSNSISPKKSRPNSMTNLNGAANDPMESVRRKAEKAFQVLSKRNSTHASSRTPRESSSAAATPPSASSSGIRWCEDNVMWSSLSSSMIRHGKEAVKQRNMALQAVLDGLLEASTTEKLIKCLSTYSELQSDKDDDPKELIDRFLRFSQELDHAIFIAQSHTRHIRQAKSGGSNSSSTSSASASAKAATKAALERKQSAISWVRAAIEADLSPPSSHASVIAASEQAKAPPPESKPVTPRLCCSKPKCSCNGKSSSRKTGNASSEGNTAAMDLAVALRSECTRWFLGFVDKFLDDVEAESEAGGCDAQVAGLLHQLKRVDDWLNRVVRHERAFLVDRGGKDGVFSEEEENDACERVRRKIYGALLRHVQYAAMALEGMNSVL from the exons ATGCCGCCGTCGcacccctcgccgccgcacgcgCACGCGCACAGGCCGGCGCTCCGGCCGGGCAGCCTGCAGCGGCTGCTCCGCCCGCCGGACCCCTCCGACACCGACGACGCCCCCACGCCGCGCTCCTCCCGCTCCGGCGGCGCGCTGCTTCAGGTCACCAACATCACCCCCGCCCTCTCCGGCGCCGACCCCTTCTCGGGCCACCAgggcttcttcctccgcctctccGACTCCGCCCGCTCCTGCTAcgtctccctccacgccgacCACGACGACCTAATCCTCGCCAACGGCCTCCACATTGGGCAGCTCATCGAGGTCGACCGCCTCGTCCCTTCCGTCCCGGCCCCCGTGCTCCGCCACTTCCGCGTCCTCCCCGGCCGGTACCCCTGCATCCAGACGCACGACTCCACCGACGAagacgccgacgccgcggcggcatcctCTGGCCGCGCCGAGGTCAAGGACAAGGAGGTCGTCTCcgagcgcgagcgccgcccgtcgccgacGCCTCCCCTCCCGGAGAGGCGCGCGCGCCAGCCGGGCTCCCCTGCCGCGCTGAGCTACGCCCACAGGTCGCGGTCGAGTACGAATCTGTCGGAAGCGTGCGCGAAGAGGAGCGAGGGGGATCGGAGGGGCGCCGACTTCCTGAAGAAGGTCAGGAAGATCAACGTCGCGTCCATCGATGGCAACAGCAGCGACGTTgacgatgatgacgacgaGTCGGACgtgtcgtcgtcgctgtcctccGCGAGGAGGAACTGGGATTTCACCGGCGGCGTCAAGGACATGAGGCCCGTCGCTCCGCGGAGTTGCAGCAACAGT ATTTCACCAAAGAAATCCCGCCCGAATTCCATGACGAATCTGAACGGCGCGGCAAATGATCCGATGGAGTCGGTGAGGAGGAAAGCGGAGAAGGCGTTCCAGGTGCTCTCCAAGAGGAACAGCACGCACGCGTCAAGCAGGACGCCCAGAGAGAGCTCCAGCGCGGCAGCGACGCCGCCGAGCGCGTCGTCGAGCGGCATTAGGTGGTGCGAGGACAATGTGATGTGGAGCTCGCTCTCATCGAGCATGATCAGGCATGGGAAG GAAGCAGTCAAGCAGAGAAACATGGCATTGCAGGCCGTGCTTGATGGGTTGCTAGAGGCGTCCACCACCGAGAAATTGATAAAATGCCTGAG TACATACTCTGAACTACAATCTGACAAGGACGACGACCCGAAGGAGCTCATCGACAGGTTTCTACGGTTCTCCCAAGAACTGGACCATGCCATCTTCATTGCTCAATCGCACACCAGACACATCAGGCAAGCGAAATCAGGCGGTTCGAATTCCAGTTCAACATCCTCCGCCTCAGCATCAGCCAAAGCTGCCACGAAGGCCGCGCTGGAAAGGAAGCAATCCGCCATCTCATGGGTCAGAGCAGCCATCGAAGCGGACCTCTCCCCTCCCTCTAGCCACGCAAGTGTCATCGCCGCCTCCGAGCAGGCAAAGGCGCCGCCACCCGAATCGAAGCCCGTGACGCCACGGCTCTGCTGCTCCAAGCCCAAGTGCAGCTGCAACGGCAAGTCGTCGTCGAGGAAAACTGGGAATGCTTCCTCCGAAGGGAACACCGCGGCCATGGACCTGGCCGTCGCGCTGCGGTCCGAGTGCACCCGGTGGTTCCTTGGGTTCGTCGACAAGTTCCTGGACGACGTGGAGGCCGAGAGCGAGGCCGGCGGGTGCGACGCGCAGGTCGCGGGGCTCCTGCATCAGCTGAAGAGGGTGGACGACTGGCTCAACCGCGTCGTGCGGCACGAGAGGGCGTTCCTGGTTGATAGAGGAGGGAAGGATGGCGTGTTctccgaggaggaggagaacgaCGCGTGCGAGagggtgaggaggaagatatATGGGGCGCTCCTGAGGCATGTGCAGTATGCTGCCATGGCGCTCGAAGGTATGAATAGTGTACTCTAG
- the LOC100838643 gene encoding formin-like protein 13, with amino-acid sequence MGTRGGFVIAVVLRELLSSAAAAADDGSLRRRSLHQPFFPIEWSPPPPASGSVVLPTPPPASAAAASTTSPARSAPSFTNTIAIALTAGLVALAVVSYSCVLLWRRVSDGGGEDDGRATTATSTKPVAVGAVPARVPSDVGSSSRRHRSPPPSSTASDAIYLDPLTSLMEVHQHRASPDLRPLQLPKQPSLSPDLRPLPPLKRPVSHPPPPPASTPPMTATTEYSSEEDDQATYYTARKTAMSSFSRSTSQRSTLEQTAPPPAPAPVPPPPPPQVNHLRPPRPPPPPPLPRQRLLRPLPSESPPPAALANLALTSPPEPSIQNRGIENSDVLGGSTRPPNLKPLHWDKLRAISGRTTVWDQVKNSDSFRVDEAAMESLFPRSGVPAAGNSDQAVARGAPGKQQSLLLDPKRLQNVAIMLKALNVTADEVIGALMHGNLEEKPEFYETLAKMAPTKEEELKLKHYSGDLSKIDPAERFLKDVLDVPFAFKRVDAMLYRTNFDTEVNYLRKSFGTLEAACSDLRSSNLFLKLLDAVLKTGNRMNDGTNRGEAKAFKLDTLLKLADIKSTDGKTTLLHFVVQEIIRSEGFDSDQTASNPGSASKERFKKDGLKVLAGLSSELSNVKKAATLEMDTLSGNLSRLDTDLEKVKLVLQLKESCADQGSSVKFFEAMDVFLRRALTEIGSIKIAERSALQRVRETTQYFHGDATVEEPHPLRVFMVVCEFLLILDRVCRDVGRTPERVMMGSGKSFRVTAGTSLPPRRQEQQRQLSSSDEDSSSS; translated from the exons ATGGGAACGAGAGGAGGTTTTGTGATCGCCGTGGTACTACGCGAGCTGttgtcgtcggcggcggccgcggccgacGACGGCAGCCTCCGGCGGCGGTCGCTCCACCagcccttcttccccatcgagtggtcccctccgccgccggcgtccgggAGCGTCGTCctgcccacgccgccgccggcgtccgccgccgcggcctcgacCACAAGCCCCGCGCGGTCCGCGCCCAGCTTCACGAACACCATCGCAATCGCGCTCACGGCCGGCCTCGTCGCGCTCGCGGTGGTGTCCTACTCCTGCGTCCTCCTGTGGCGCCGCGTGTCCgatggcggcggggaggacgACGGCCGGGCCACCACGGCCACGTCGACGAAGCCGGTGGCCGTGGGGGCCGTCCCCGCGAGAGTCCCGAGCGATGTCGGGAGCAGCTCCCGGCGCCacaggtcgccgccgccgagctcgacGGCCTCGGACGCGATATACCTCGACCCGCTCACGTCGCTGATGGAGGTCCACCAGCACCGGGCCAGCCCCGACCTCCGCCCGCTCCAGCTGCCGAAGCAGCCGTCCTTGAGCCCTGACCtccgcccgctgccgccgctgaaGCGGCCGGTCTCacatccaccgccgccgcccgcgtccACGCCGCCGATGACCGCCACCACGGAGTACTCCTCCGAGGAGGACGACCAGGCGACTTACTACACCGCGCGGAAGACTGCCATGTCCTCCTTCAGCCGGAGCACCAGCCAGCGCAGCACTCTGGAGCAaacagcgccgccgcccgcgcccgcacccgtgccgccgccgccgccgccgcaagtgAATCACCTGCGACCTCCTcgcccacctccgccgccgccgttgccgagGCAGAGATTGCTGCGGCCGCTACCCTCCGAATCGCCCCCTCCAGCCGCCCTGGCCAATCTAGCACTAACCAGCCCCCCAGAACCCTCAATTCAAAACAGGGGAATCGAGAATTCTGACGTCCTAGGCGGAAGCACGCGGCCGCCGAACCTGAAGCCACTTCACTGGGACAAGCTCCGGGCCATCTCCGGCCGCACCACCGTCTGGGACCAGGTCAAGAACTCCGACTCGTTCCG GGTGGACGAGGCGGCGATGGAAAGCTTGTTCCCCAGAAGCGGCGTCCCCGCGGCGGGGAATTCCGATCAAGCGGTGGCGAGAGGAGCCCCCGGGAAGCAGCAGAGCCTGTTGCTTGACCCGAAGCGGCTGCAGAACGTGGCGATCATGCTCAAGGCGCTCAATGTGACCGCGGACGAGGTGATCGGAGCACTCATGCACG GAAACCTAGAAGAGAAGCCAGAGTTCTACGAAACACTAGCTAAGATGGCACcaacaaaagaagaggagTTGAAGCTAAAACATTATAGCGGTGATCTATCAAAAATTGATCCAGCAGAGCGCTTTCTAAAAGATGTACTTGATGTTCCTTTTGCCTTCAAGAGAGTGGATGCAATGCTTTACAGAACAAACTTTGATACTGAAGTGAATTATTTAAGGAAATCTTTTGGAACTTTGGAG GCAGCTTGTTCAGACCTAAGAAGCAGCAATCTGTTCTTGAAGTTGCTAGATGCTGTTCTCAAGACTGGGAACCGCATGAATGACGGTACTAATCGAGGGGAAGCAAAGGCCTTTAAACTTGATACTCTTCTAAAGCTGGCAGACATCAAGTCAACAGATGGTAAAACAACATTGCTCCACTTCGTGGTTCAAGAGATCATCCGATCAGAAGGCTTTGATTCTGACCAAACAGCATCGAATCCTGGCAGTGCTAGCAAAGAACGGTTTAAGAAGGATGGTCTGAAAGTACTTGCAGGGCTCAGTAGTGAGCTTTCAAATGTGAAGAAGGCAGCCACATTGGAGATGGACACATTGAGCGGTAACCTCTCGAGGCTCGACACCGACCTCGAGAAAGTTAAACTGGTCTTGCAACTTAAGGAGTCATGCGCGGATCAAGGCTCAAGCGTGAAGTTCTTCGAGGCAATGGACGTGTTTCTCAGAAGGGCACTAACAGAGATTGGGAGCATCAAAATAGCAGAAAGGAGCGCCCTGCAGCGTGTAAGGGAGACCACACAGTACTTCCACGGTGATGCCACGGTTGAGGAACCTCACCCTCTGAGGGTATTCATGGTGGTGTGTGAGTTCCTCTTAATACTGGATCGAGTGTGCAGGGACGTAGGCAGAACACCGGAAAGGGTGATGATGGGTTCCGGTAAGTCTTTCCGTGTCACCGCCGGCACCTCATTGCCACCTCGGCggcaagaacagcaaaggcagCTTAGCTCTTCGGACGAAGACAGCTCGTCGTCGTAG
- the LOC100838951 gene encoding pentatricopeptide repeat-containing protein At1g25360: protein MPPPPLLAVASLPHQCSVLLRHLAARHSPVPSSPSSFLRTLRCLHARLLTAALLHDPSHPHLTLRLLHLYTLSPDLATPAVLFRADPGPVAATSLVSAYAVAGRLRDSAAFFDSVPVARRDTVLHNAMISAFARASLAAPAVSVFRSLLASDDSLRPDDYSFTSLLSAVGQMHDLAVSHCTQLHCAVHKLGAGAVLSVSNALIALYMKCDAPGVTRDARKVLDEMPEKDELTWTTIVVGHVRKGDVHAARSAFEEIDGEFDVVWNAMISGYVQSGMCAEAFELFRRMVSKRIPPDEFTFTSLLSACANAGFFLHGKSVHGQFIRLQPDFVPEAALPVNNALVTLYSKSGKIAVATKIFDSMTLKDVVSWNTILSGYIESGCLDNAARIFKEMPYKSELSWMVMVSGYVHGGLAEDALKLFNQMRSEDVKPCDYTYAGAVAACGELGALKHGKQLHAHLVQCGFEASNSAGNALLTMYARCGAVKDARLVFLVMPNVDSVSWNAMISALGQHGHGREALELFDQMVAQGIYPDRISFLTILTACNHAGLVDDGFQYFESMERDFGISPGEDHYARLIDLLGRAGRIGEARDLIKTMPFEPTPAIWEAILSGCRINGDMELGAYAADQLFKMVPEHDGTYILLSNTYSAAGRWVDAARVRKLMRDRGVKKEPGCSWIEVGNKVHVFLVGDTKHPDAHEVYRFLEMVGAKMRKLGYVPDTKFALQDMAPHEKEYVLFAHSERLAVSFGLLKLPAGATVTVLKNLKICGDCHTAMMFMSRAVGREIVVRDVRRFHHFKDGECSCGNYW, encoded by the coding sequence atgcctccgccgccgctgctcgccgtGGCCTCTCTCCCGCACCAATGctccgtcctcctccgccacctcgCGGCGCGCCACTCCCCGGTCCCGTCCTCCCCGTCCTCCTTCCTCCGCACCCTGCGCTGCCTCCACGCGCGCCTCCTcaccgccgcgctcctccacGACCCGTCCCACCCGCACCTcaccctccgcctcctccacctctaCACCCTCTCCCCGGACCTCGCCACCCCGGCCGTCCTCTTCCGCGCCGACCCGggccccgtcgccgccacgTCCCTCGTCTCCGCGtacgccgtcgccggccgcctccgtgactccgccgccttcttcgACTCCGTCCCGGTCGCGCGCCGGGACACCGTGCTCCACAACGCCATGATCTCCGCCTTCGCccgcgcctccctcgccgcgcccgccgtctCCGTGTTCCGTTCCCTGCTCGCCTCCGACGACTCCCTCCGCCCCGATGACTATTCATTCACCTCGCTCCTCAGCGCCGTCGGACAGATGCACGATCTCGCGGTGTCGCACTGCACGCAGCTGCACTGCGCCGTTCATAAATTGGGCGCCGGTGCTGTCCTATCCGTGTCCAATGCGCTCATTGCGCTGTACATGAAATGTGATGCGCCTGGGGTGACCCGCGACGCGCGGAAGGTGCTTGACGAAATGCCGGAGAAGGACGAGCTCACGTGGACTACTATAGTCGTGGGGCATGTCAGGAAAGGCGATGTTCATGCTGCTAGATCAGCTTTTGAAGAGATTGATGGGGAGTTCGATGTTGTGTGGAACGCGATGATTTCGGGGTACGTGCAATCAGGAATGTGCGCGGAGGCGTTTGAGCTGTTCAGGAGGATGGTGTCAAAAAGGATACCACCTGACGAATTCACATTTACTAGTCTCTTGAGTGCTTGTGCAAATGCTGGGTTTTTTCTGCATGGAAAGTCTGTCCATGGACAGTTCATTCGGTTGCAGCCAGATTTTGTTCCTGAGGCAGCTTTGCCTGTTAACAATGCGTTGGTGACCTTGTACTCAAAGTCTGGGAAGATCGCTGTTGCGACAAAGATATTCGACAGTATGACACTGAAGGATGTCGTTTCTTGGAACACCATTTTATCGGGGTATATTGAGAGCGGTTGCTTGGACAATGCAGCCAGGATATTTAAGGAGATGCCATATAAGAGTGAGTTGTCATGGATGGTGATGGTCTCCGGATATGTCCATGGAGGCCTTGCGGAAGATGCTCTGAAGCTGTTTAACCAAATGAGGTCTGAGGATGTCAAGCCATGCGACTACACCTATGCTGGTGCAGTAGCTGCATGTGGTGAACTTGGGGCGCTCAAGCATGGAAAGCAGCTCCACGCGCATCTTGTGCAGTGTGGTTTCGAGGCAAGCAATTCCGCTGGAAATGCACTACTAACCATGTATGCTAGATGTGGTGCTGTTAAGGATGCTCGTCTTGTGTTCCTTGTGATGCCCAATGTTGACTCTGTATCGTGGAATGCCATGATTTCAGCCCTTGGGCAGCATGGACACGGTAGAGAAGCGCTTGAGCTCTTTGACCAGATGGTTGCTCAAGGCATATATCCTGATCGAATTTCCTTCCTCACAATTTTGACAGCGTGCAATCATGCTGGTTTAGTGGATGACGGCTTTCAATATTTTGAGTCCATGGAAAGGGACTTTGGCATTAGCCCTGGAGAAGATCACTATGCGCGGCTGATAGATTTGCTTGGTCGGGCTGGAAGAATTGGAGAAGCTAGAGATTTGATTAAGACAATGCCTTTTGAGCCCACCCCAGCCATCTGGGAGGCAATTCTCTCTGGCTGTCGGATTAATGGAGATATGGAACTTGGTGCTTATGCGGCAGATCAGCTCTTTAAGATGGTACCAGAGCATGATGGCACATACATCCTACTGTCCAACACATATTCAGCTGCTGGACGTTGGGTGGATGCTGCAAGAGTAAGGAAGCTAATGCGTGACCGTGGAGTGAAGAAGGAGCCTGGTTGCAGCTGGATAGAAGTCGGAAACAAAGTCCACGTGTTTCTTGTTGGTGATACAAAGCATCCAGATGCGCATGAAGTCTATCGGTTCCTTGAAATGGTTGGTGCTAAGATGAGAAAGCTAGGATATGTTCCTGATACAAAGTTTGCACTGCAAGATATGGCGCCCCATGAAAAGGAATATGTCTTATTTGCGCATAGTGAGCGATTGGCTGTCAGTTTTGGACTTCTAAAGCTGCCTGCTGGAGCTACAGTTACAGTTCTTAAGAACCTCAAAATATGTGGTGACTGTCATACTGCAATGATGTTCATGTCAAGGGCAGTCGGACGGGAGATTGTTGTTAGGGATGTTAGGCGGTTTCATCATTTCAAGGATGGAGAATGTTCGTGTGGTAATTATTGGTGA